One region of Malania oleifera isolate guangnan ecotype guangnan chromosome 6, ASM2987363v1, whole genome shotgun sequence genomic DNA includes:
- the LOC131157484 gene encoding class V chitinase-like has protein sequence METKTITLLLLLSLSIKLHPSKAQTWIKAGYWYSRSNFPFSDFNSALFGHLLCSFAYLNSSNYHLSIRSSDEQQFSSFTNDVKLKNPSVTTLFSIWAGTVDSSVFSSMISQPLYRKSFIESSIRTARLYSFHGLVSRAKLVQGIMLAYDRLSRVFGMGFHHVNTSVGLFSNISFIVSQIRQYDSSVTLMFPSARVRMA, from the coding sequence ATGGAGACCAAAACCATTACCCTTCTTCTCCTGCTCTCCCTCTCCATTAAATTGCACCCTTCAAAGGCACAAACATGGATCAAAGCCGGATACTGGTACTCCAGGAGTAATTTTCCTTTCTCCGACTTCAATTCTGCTCTCTTCGGCCACCTTCTATGCAGTTTTGCCTATCTCAACTCTTCCAACTATCACCTCTCCATCCGCTCATCTGATGAACAGCAGTTCTCCTCCTTTACCAATGATGTCAAGCTTAAAAATCCATCAGTCACCACTCTTTTTTCCATCTGGGCTGGAACTGTGGACTCTTCAGTCTTTTCTTCAATGATTAGCCAACCCCTTTACAGAAAATCCTTCATTGAGTCTTCAATAAGAACTGCAAGACTTTACAGCTTTCATGGCCtagtgtcacgggctaagcttgttcagggcattatgcttgcctatgaccgcttatctcgtgtgtttgggatgggtttccatcatgtaaatactagtgtagggttattttctaatatttctttcattgtaagccaaataaggcagtatgactcctcggtcactttgatgtttcctagtgctagagtgagaatggcctag